The proteins below are encoded in one region of Carettochelys insculpta isolate YL-2023 chromosome 32, ASM3395843v1, whole genome shotgun sequence:
- the LOC142004972 gene encoding olfactory receptor 6B1-like yields the protein MEQENHTRVREFILVGFPTIRELQVLLFVVFLTMYLLTLLQNMVIIALIWTNLHLHKPMYFFLSHLSFLEAWYISVTVPKLLVNFLVVNKSISFLGCMVQLYFFLALAGTECALLAVMAYDRYVAICNPLQYPTIMSHRLCLQLAVGSWLTGFLMSILKVFFIAQLSYCGPNVINHFFCDISPLLNLSCSNMTVAEMVDFVFALIILLIPLSVTVTSYMCIIGTILRIPTTQGRRKAFSTCTSHLTVVIIFFSATLFMYARPQRIQSFDLNKLVSVVYTIATPMLNPFIYCLRNQEVKGALRRMLGVKSADPKVSSSDH from the coding sequence ATGGAGCAGGAGAACCACACCCGAGTGCGGGAGTTCATCCTTGTGGGATTCCCAACCAtccgggagctgcaggtgctgctctttgTGGTGTTCCTCACCATGTACCTGCTGACCCTCCTGCAGAACATGGTCATCATCGCCCTGATCTGGACCAACCTCCACCTCCACAagcccatgtacttcttcctcagTCACCTCTCCTTCCTGGAGGCTTGGTACATCTCGGTCACCGTCCCAAAGCTGCTGGTGAATTTCCTGGTGGTGAATAAGAGCATCTCCTTCCTGGGCTGCATGGTCCAGCTCTACTTCTTCCTTGCCCTGGCGGGCACTGAATGTGCCCTCTTAGCtgtcatggcctatgaccgctatgtggccatctgtaaCCCTCTTCAATACCCAACCATCATGAGCCACCggctgtgcctgcagctggcGGTGGGCTCCTGGCTGACCGGCTTCCTCATGTCCATACTGAAGGTCTTCTTCATCGCCCAGCTGTCGTACTGTGGCCCCAACGTCATCAACCACTTCTTCTGCGACATCTCCCCATTGCTCAACCTCTCCTGCTCTAACATGACAGTGGCAGAGATGGTGGACTTTGTCTTTGCCTTGATCAtcctcctcatccccctctcTGTCACTGTCACCTCCTACATGTGCATCATCGGCACCATCCTGCGCATCCCCAccacccagggcaggaggaaggccttctccacctgcacctcccacctcactgtggtCATCATCTTCTTCTCAGCCACCCTCTTCATGTACGCCCGGCCCCAGAGGATCCAGTCTTTCGACCTCAACAAGCTCGTGTCCGTGGTGTACACCATTGCCACCCCGATGTTGAACCCCTTCATTTACTGCCTGAGGAACCAGGAGGTGAAGGGGGCACTAAGAAGGATGCTGGGTGTCAAGAGTGCTGACCCCAAGGTCTCCAGCAGTGACCACTAG